The segment TCGATGTCGTACTCGTGGGACTCGATAGCGTTAGAGGTCCAACGCAGGGACGAGAAGGAAGACGATCGTGGCCGACATCATCGAGGAACTCGAGTGGCGCGGACTCCTCGCGCAAACCACCGACATCGACGAGCTACGCAAGGCGCTCGCCGACGGCCCGATCACGCTCTATTGCGGCTTCGACCCGACGGCGGGGTCCCTGCACGTCGGTCACCTGATGCAGATCCTGACCCTGGCCCGTTTCCAGCGGTGCGGTCACCGTCCCATCGCGCTCGTCGGTGGCGGAACCGGACTGATCGGTGACCCGAAGCCCAGCTCCGAGCGATCCCTCAACTCCCCGGAGACGGTGCGGGGATGGGTCGGCGCCATCCGGGATCAGCTCGCGGCGTTCCTCCGCTTCGCGGATCCCGAGCAGCCGGCCGCCGCGAGCGACGCGGTCCTCGCCAACAACGCGGACTGGCTCACCGAGATGACCGCCCTGGAACTGATGCGGGACATCGGCAAGCACTTCAGCCTGAACCCGATGCTCCAGCGCGACACGGTTCGCACCCGGTTGGCAGGGTCGGGAATGAGCTACACCGAGTTCAGCTACGTGTTGCTGCAGTCCTACGACTACCTGGAGCTGTACCGACGTTATGGGTGCACGCTACAGACGGGCGGCAGCGACCAGTGGGGCAACATCACCTCGGGACTCGACCTGATCCGACGGATCGCGGGCAACGAGCCGCACGGCGCGGCACACGGTCTGACGACCAACCTGTTGACCAAGAGTGACGGCACCAAGTTCGGCAAGACCGAAGGAGGGACGATCTGGCTGGATCCCCACCTGACGAGTCCCTACGCCTTCTACCAGTTCTGGTTCAACACCGACGACAACGACGTCGTGGACTTCCTCCGCAAGTTCACCTTCCGTACGCGGGGGGAGATCGACGGCCTGGAGGAGGAGACGCGGGATCGTCCGGCTCGGCGTGCCGCGCAGCGCGCACTCGCGGAGGACATGACGCGCCTCGTCCACGGAGACGGTGAGTACTCGAAGGTCCGGGAGGCGAGTCAGGCGCTCTTCGGTCAGGGCGAGCTCGACCAGGTCGACGCCGCCACTCTGGACGCCGCGCTGCGGGAGGTGCCGCACACGACGGTGACGTCGTTCGCGGAGTGCCCCACCGTGGTGGACCTGTTCGCCCAGACTGAGCTCGCGGCCAGCAAATCAGCCGCGCGGCGCACCGTGCAGGAAGGCGGCGCGTACGTCAACAACGTCAAGGTGGGGGACGTGGACGCGAGGCCGGCGAACGAGGACCTGCTCCACGGCCGGTATCTGGTCCTTCGCCGCGGCAAGCGGAACGTGGCCGGAGTCGTGATCGGCACCTGACCGGGAGGCCCGGAGCCCCGTCCACACACGGGTTCCGGGCCGATTTGACGTCACCCCGGTCACGCCATAGAGTTACTCATCGCGCCACGGGGCGTGGGAGGCCAAGCCCCCGGACCGAACCGTGGAGCACTCTGCGAAGTTCACTCCCTGGATCACACGGTCTGGTTCTGCGGAACTGGGTCGAAGGACTCTGGGTGGGGGTTACACTAGTAACCACGGCGGGGAAAGCCAAGAGGTTTTCCGCCGGAGATTGGAAAATCCCAGGGGTTTTCACTCGGAATTCGCCGGTTTGCGGGGAATTCGGGGGGATGCTAAATTGGGGTTAACAAAGTGAAGAGAGCCGCTTCC is part of the Spiractinospora alimapuensis genome and harbors:
- the tyrS gene encoding tyrosine--tRNA ligase, coding for MADIIEELEWRGLLAQTTDIDELRKALADGPITLYCGFDPTAGSLHVGHLMQILTLARFQRCGHRPIALVGGGTGLIGDPKPSSERSLNSPETVRGWVGAIRDQLAAFLRFADPEQPAAASDAVLANNADWLTEMTALELMRDIGKHFSLNPMLQRDTVRTRLAGSGMSYTEFSYVLLQSYDYLELYRRYGCTLQTGGSDQWGNITSGLDLIRRIAGNEPHGAAHGLTTNLLTKSDGTKFGKTEGGTIWLDPHLTSPYAFYQFWFNTDDNDVVDFLRKFTFRTRGEIDGLEEETRDRPARRAAQRALAEDMTRLVHGDGEYSKVREASQALFGQGELDQVDAATLDAALREVPHTTVTSFAECPTVVDLFAQTELAASKSAARRTVQEGGAYVNNVKVGDVDARPANEDLLHGRYLVLRRGKRNVAGVVIGT